In Opitutaceae bacterium, the sequence CGCTCAAACGCGGACGAGCTGTGGTACCGTTGACCTTCTTCCGGATGCGCCAGCGGCGCTTTTGGAGAAGGTCGGCTTTTTGAATGGTGTTCATTGAAACAAATTAGAATTGAATGTGGCCCGTTCCGAGGAAGTAAGCGGATTCTCCCACAGGAGAACGGTTCCGGCATTCGCGTTTGGAGCTTAGGCGACGGTCTTGCCTTCCTTGCGACGGACGCGCTCGCCAACAATACGCACACCCTTGCCCTTGTAGGGCTCCGGCGGATAATAGCTGCGGATTTCCGCGGTCACGGCGCCGACGAGCTGCTTGTCAGCTCCCTCAATCTTCAGCTTGGTTTGATCCGTGATGGTGATCTTGATGCCCTCGGGAATATCGAACAAAATGGGGTGGGAATAGCCGAGGGAGAAATCGATCTGCTTTCCCTTTTGCGTGGCCTTGAAGCCGACCCCCTGAATCTCGAGCTCCTTTTCAAAGCCCACCGACACACCTTTCACCATGCCGGCGACCACGGAACGGGCCGTGCCGAACATTGCCCGGGAAAACCGGGTGTCTTCGGTGGGCTCGAAACGAACTTTCTTGTCGGAGACTGAAATCTTCACGACAGGCGCGAACGTCTTGTTCACCTTTCCCTTGGGACCTTCGACATGCACCGTGTTGCCCGGCTTGACGTCGACCTTGACCTTGTCGGGGATGGAAACGGGTAGTTTGCCAATGCGACTCATAATGTTGCGCTCCTCGGTTACCAGACGTTGCAGATCAATTCGCCACCGACCTTGTTGCGGCGGCAATCCTGGCCCTTCATAAGGCCACTGGCGGTGGACAGGATGCTGATGCCGAGTCCATTCAGGACACGGGGAATTTCGGCGTATCCGTAGTAGAGGCGGCGACCGGGCGTGGACACACGGTCAAGATTCGTGATCGCTGGCACCTCGTTCACGTACTTGAGCTTCACCACGAGCGTCTTGTGGCCCAGTTCGTCCGTGCCATCGGAATAGTCCGCAACGAAACCTTCGGCCTTCAGAATCGCGGCGATGCCCTCCTTCATCTTGGAATGAGGCGCGACGGCCTCCGCCTTCCTTGCCGCCGACGCATTGCGAAGGCGCGTTAAAAAATCGCTGATCGGATCAGTCATGGTTGGATGGATTTGGCTGGCTGCCGGATCATATCCTGCACCGCACAGGCGATGCGACCTCCGGCAAGCTAGAGAATGAGAGAATTTACCAGGATGATTTCGTGACTCCCGGGATCTTGCCCGCCAGGGCGAGTTCGCGGAACTGGATGCGCGACACCCCGAACTTGCTGATGTAGGCGCGTGGGCGGCCACTCATTGAGCAGCGATTGCGCACGCGAGTCGGGGACGAGTTGCGGGGAAGCTTCTGCAGTTTCTTCTGAGCGGCAAAGAATTCTTCGTCACTCGTGCCCGGATTGACCAGAATGGCCTTCAGTTCCGCTCGCTTGGCGGCAAACTTTGTGGAGAGCTTCTTGCGCTTTTCATTGCGCTGAATGGCGGAGGTTTTCGGCATGACAGGGAGGCGTTGAATTAAGCGGCTGCCGCCTTTGCGGCTTCTGAACGGCGGAAGGGCATGCCCAGCAGTCTGAGCAGTTCACGGCCCGCATCATCCGTTCCGGCCGAGGTTACGATCGTGATGTCCAACCCCATGGACTTTTTGACGTTCTCCACGGTGATTTCCGGGAAGATCGTGAAATCGGCTATGCCGAGGTTGTAATTTCCCCGCCCATCGAGCTTGGTTGGCACGCCACGAAAGTCACGGATCGTCGGCAAGGCAACAGCCAGCAGGCGATATAGGAATTCCCACATGCTGTCTCCCCGCAAGGTGACATACGCCCCCACCACCTGCCCCTGGCGAAGCTTGAAGTTGGCAATGGCCTTTTTGGACTTCGCGAGCACGGGTTTCTGACCGGCAATCAAGCCGAGATCCCGGGAGACATCTGTGATAAGATTCTTGTCGGCGTCCGAATCAATGCCCGTATTGAGAACGATTTTGATCAGGCGCGGAACCTGATGCTTGTTTTCATAGCCCCGGCTCTTCTTGAGCTCGGGAACCACGGTATTGACGTAGAACTGTTTGAGTGAAGGTGAGGCGCTCATGAGATGGGCCACCGGGTTTCCAAGCCGGCAGCGGATGAGTGATGATGAGATGAGAGAAAAGGATTAATTAGGCCATTGTCCGCCGTGCGGTGGCAAGAGCGTTCTGGCCAAAATCAAGTTGCAACCGTGGCTGACGTCGTCGGGCGACGCTTGCTGGCGTCATAACGCGACTTCAATTGAAGGTTCGACGCATGAATTGAACCTTCGCGCTCCGCTATGGTGCCATTCGGATGCTCCTGCGATTTCTTCAGGTGTCGCTTGATCATGGCAACACCTTCGACCCGAGCACGTTGCTTGTCGGAAACAAGCTCGAGGATCTTGCCGCTCTTGCCCTTGTGGGATCCGGCGATGACGACGACGTCGTCGCCGCGTTTGAGATGGGATTTCGACATGGTCGTGTGAGTTACAGCACCTCGGGGGCGAGCGAGATGATTTTCATGAAGTTCTTGGCGCGAAGTTCCCGGGCCACCGGTCCGAAGATGCGGGTGCCGCGCGGATTGCCATCCGCGCCGATGATGACGATCGCATTGGAATCGAATCGCAGGTAACTGCCGTCTGAGCGGCGAACTGGAGCGCGCGTGCGAACGACAACCGCCTTCGCAACCTCGCCCTTTTTCACTGTTGCATCGGTCGTGCTTTCCTTGATGTGGACCGTGACGATATCGCCAACGCCGGCCGTGGCGGTATTCTGCCCCTTGCGGGAAATGTATGCGGCCTTGCGGGCACCGGTGTTGTCGGCGACTTCTAGAATGGAGCGGAGTTGGATCATGACGTACCTCCTGGAGGTTGAGGATTCAATTGTGATCAGTCCTTTGACGCTGCGGACGCGTTGGGAACTGTCTTCTTTGTGGGCACTGCAGCGGCGACATCGGTTTCGCTGATGGCGACGGCGTCTGACGTGGCTGCCCGGGAAACGATGCTGACGATCCGCCAGCGCTTCAAGCGACTGAGCGGGCGGGTCCCCATCACCTGCACCTTGTCACCAACACGCGTGTCATTCTTCTCGTCATGAACGTGCAGCACGGTCTGACGATTGATCACCTTGTGGTAGCGCGGATGCGGCGTCTTGTAGGGAATCGTTACCTTGACAGACTTGTCGCCGGAACGGCTGGTTACTATCCCGGTGACGGTTTTTCGAGAATTGCGAGTGGACATGGCTTTAGGCGGCTTTTGCGCCCTTCCTGGCGCTGGCTGCAGTCATCAGGCGGGCGATGGTCTTCCGAAGTGAGCGAATCTCGTGGGTCTTTTCGACCTGCCCCGTGTGTTTGCGCAGGCGCATCTGAAGGAGCGCCTCGCGGGATTCGCGAAGCTTGGTCTCAATTTCAGCCGGAGTGAGTTCCTTGATTTCTTTCGCTGTCATGGCGGCGTGTTTTGATGGTTTTCTGGCAGCGGACTAGGCGGCCGCATTCTCGCGCACGATGAATCGGCAGCGGAAAGGAAGTTTCGCATCGGCCAGGCGGAAGGCCTCCTTTGCGATGCTCGCCGGAACACCGGAAAGCTCGAAAAGGACGGCGCCGGGTTTGATGATCGCGACGTAGTACTCGACCGGACCCTTGCCCTGACCCATGCGGACCTCGGCCGGTTTCTTGGTGATGGGCTTGTGAGGGAATATTCGAATCCAGAGTTTCCCTTTGCGCTTCAAGTGGCGGGAGATCGTGACGCGGGCAGCCTCGATCTGCTGGCCGGTCATGGGTCCACGGGAAAGGGACTGAAGCCCGAAGTCGCCGAAGGCAAGGGTGTTGCCGCGCTTGGCATTTCCAGCGCGGGATCCCTTCTGGGACTTGCGATATTTGGTACGGGAAGGAGCGAGAGCCATGGCTAGCTAGGTTTGTAAATTTGGAATCCTGAATTTGAGATCGAACCTCAAACGGTCGCGTCGGCTTCCTTTTTGCAGATCCAGCATTTGACGCCGATCTTGCCATAAACGGTCTGGGCTTCAGAAAACCCGTAATCGATGCTTTCACGCATGGTATGCAGGGGCACGCGTCCCTTGCGCTGCCATTCGCGACGGGCGATATCGGCGCCGCCGAGGCGGCCTGAACACTGGATGCGGATGCCCTCGGCACCAAGCGCCATCGCCATTTCAACGGCCTTCTTCATTGCGCGCCGGAAAGCGATGCGGCGTTCCAGTTGGAGAGCGACGTTCTCGGCAACGAGCTGCGCCTCGATCTCCGGCTTCTTAACCTCCTGGATGTCGAGAAGGATCTCCTTGCCGGTGAGCTTTGCCAGCTCCTCCTTGATTTTCTCCACCTCCTGGCCCTTGCGTCCGATGACGACTCCAGGACGGGCGGTGTAGATCTTTACGCGGACGCGGTTGGACGCGCGCTCGATGAAGATGCGCGGGACTGATGCCTGCTTCAGTTTCTCCATCAACTTCTGGCGGATGATCTGATCCTCGAGAAGCAGTTTGGGGAAATCCTTTTTCGTCGCAAACCAGCGGGACTGCCAGTTACGGCGTACCGCGAGGCGGAAACCTACGGGATTGGTCTTTTGGCCCATGGTGTGTGTTAGTTGGCGTCTCCGTCGGTGAGGACGATGGTAATGTGGGACATCTTCTTCCGGCGCGGCATCGCTGTGCCGCGGGCACCGGCCTTGAATCGCTTGAGCACGGGGCCCTGGTCGACAATCGCGGATTTCACGATCAACGCATCAGCCGAGAGATTGTTGTTGTTTTCCGCGTTCGCGATCGCGCTCTTCAGCGTCTTTGCGATGAGGCGGGCGCTCTTGCGCGGGATCACGCCGAGAAGGTCGACGGCGTCAGGAGCAGTGCGCCCCTGAATGGTACGGGCCACCTCGCGCACCTTCTTGGGTGACATGCGAGCGTAGCGGGTGATGGCTTGAACTTCCATGATGACAATGTGGATTCCCTCGTCCTGCGAGGGCGACAGCGGGAGTTGCGTGGAGCGGACTCCTCTGCCCTTTGTTCGATTGATGATTGAAGTTTGATTCTGCTGGTGTCAGCCGGCCGGGCTGGCGGGCGGCTCTCACCAGGAAACGGGCTTAGATTTCCTTCCGGGTCATGCCACCGTGCGCCTTGAAGACACGTGTGGGGGCAAATTCGCCAAGCTTGTGACCCACCATGTTCTCAGTCACGTAAACGGCGACAAACGCCTTTCCGTTATGAACATTGAACGTAAGCCCGACAAAGTCGGGGGTGATCGTGGATCGGCGGGACCAGGTCTGGATCGGCTTCTTGTGTGAGCCGGATTTCTGCGCTTTTTCGACTTTCTCCGAGAGGTGATAGTCTACGAAGAAGCCTTTTTTGATGGAACGGGCCATGGTAGCGAAGGTAGCTGGATTGGATTACTTCTTGTTGCGCGGCGGACGGCCGTTGTGACGAACCAGAATCTGGGAGCTCGTCGGTTTTGACCGACGGCGCGTGGGAAAGCCCTTCGCCAACTGACCCCAGGGGGACACCAAGTGCTGGCGACCGCCACCACCCTTTGACTTGCCCTGTCCACCGCCATTGGGGTGGTCAACAGGATTCATGGCCATGCCACGGACGCGCGGGCGGCGCCCAAGCCAGCGATTGCGACCGGCCTTGCCGAGCGACTCGTTGGTGTGATCGGCATTGCCGACCTCCCCGATGGTGGCCCGGCAGCGGGCATTCACCATGCGGATTTCCCCCGACGGCATCTTGAGCTGTGCGACGCCATCGTCGACCGCCACCAGCTCGATCGATGTGCCGGCAGTCCGTCCGAGCTGCGCGCCCCGGCCCGGATAGAGCTCCACGCAATGCAGCTTGGTCGCCGGCGGAATCAGTTCGAGCGGGAAGTTGTTTCCAACCAGGAAGTCGTTTGTCGTAGCCTTGCTCGCCGCGACAATGGTCGTCCCAACCTCGAGGGAGAGCGGGGCGATGATGTAACGCTTTTCCGCACCGGCATCCTGATACTGGACCAGCGCAATGTGGGCGGTGCGATTGGGATCGTATTCAAGGGCGATCACCTTGGCGGGCACGTCGAGCTTGTCGCTGCGCCGGAAGTCAATGATCCGGTAGAGCTGCTTGTGGCCGCCTCCCCGGCGGCGCGACGTGATCCGACCGTAGACATTGCGCCCGCCGGTCTTCGGCTTTGGTTCGGTGAGTGCACGCTCCGGACGCTTCTTGCTCAGGGAGGGATTCCGATTGAGCAGGGTGAAGCGCTGGGATGGTGTGAGTGGACGAAAGGGTTTCAGTGCCATGGGATGTTTCTCCTGATGGAGGTTCGCGATCAGACGAGTTCGATCTTGTCGCCGGCCTTGAGCGTCACGATGGCCTTCTTGAAATCGGAGGTCCTGCCGGGCCTGCCCGAACGGCCGCGTTTGTTCTTTCCGCTGTAGTTCTGGATGTTAACGCGGGTTACGCTGACCTTGAAAGCCTGCTCGACGGCACTCCTCACCGCGCCCTTGGTGGCATCCGGGTACACCTCGAACGTGTACTGCCCAAGATCGGAGGATGCCTTCGTGGCCTTTTCCGTCAAACGGACAACTTTGAGAATCGAATGAGAGTTCATCTTAGTTCTGAGCCCCCTTAACGCGGGCGAGGACGGCATCCATGGCCGCCGCGCTGAGGATGATTTTCTTGTAATGTGCCAGATCGAGCGTGTTGAGCTTCGAAGCCTCCTGAAGCGAAACGCGGGCCAGGTTGCGTGCGGCGCGCGCACTCTCGGGCGCAAACGGCGCATCGACGAGCAGAAGCCTGCCCTTTGGCTCGATGCGTTTGACGACCTCGCTGGCGGTCCGGGTCTTCGCCGTGGGAAACGAGACACTGTCGATGACAACGAGTTCTCCCGCCGCGGCGCGATCGTACAGGGCGCGGCTGAAGGCAAGATCCCTGACCTTGCTGTTGATCTTCTTCGAAAAGTCGCGCGGACGCGGACCAAACACCACTCCACCGCCCACCCAGAGTGGCGAGCGAATGGATCCGGCACGTGCGCGCCCGGTGCCCTTCTGTCTCCACGGCTTTTTTCCGCCTCCGGAAACCTCACCGCGGGTCTTTGTCGAACGAGTGCCCTGCCGCTGATTGGCGCGGATGGCAACTATGACTTCCTTGACGGCCTGAACACCCTTGTCTCCCTCAAAAACCGGGAGATTGGGGAAGTCCTGTTCGCGGGATGTGGTGCCGTCTGAACTGTAAACTTTCAGCTTCATTGCTATGGGATGATCGAAGGTTAGGCGCTCGCTTTCGGCTGGCCCTTGATTGCGGTGCGCACGATGACGTCATCGCCGTTGGCACCCGGAATGGCGCCTTTCACGAGAAGAATGTTCTTTTCGGGAAGCACCTTGACGATGCGCAGATTCTGAACCGTGCGGCGCTCAGTGCCCATGTGGCCGGGCATTGCCTGGTTCTTCCAGGAGCGACCGGGTGTCTGTCTCATGCCGATGGAACCGATGCGGCGATGAAACATGGACCCGTGCGAGGCCGGACCGCCGGCGACGCGCCAGCGACGAACCACTCCCTGAAAGCCCTTGCCCTTGGTGATGCCTGTCACATCGACAAACTGGCCTTCCTTGAAGGTTTCGACTGTAATGACGTCACCCTGCTTGAGGGAGGTCCTTTCCGCCAGGCGAACCTCGCCAAGGACACGCGGGGCAGAAGCAAGGCCGGCCTTCTTTGCATGACCGAGCTCGGCTTTGGATGCGTTCTTCTCCTTCTGCTGGGAGAAGCCCAGTTGGACGGCATGATAACCGTCTGCCTCCTGGGTCTTGATCTGGACCACGGCACAGGGTCCAGCTTCAACCACGGTGACGGGGACCAGGACGTTTTGGGCGTCGTAGACCTGCGTCATTCCGAGTTTTTTACCGATGAGTGTACTGATCGACATGGGCTAAGCGGTAGGTGGAAAATTTCCGTTTAAGTTGCCTACATTAGCGATTCCGGCTTGGCACCGGAGTGGCCGCTAAACTGTTGGTTGATTCTGCCGGGCGCAGATTAAACGTTGATGGTGATATCCACGCCGGAAGGCAGGTTGAGCTTCTTGAGCTCATCCACCGTCTGCGCGGTTGGTTCGATGATATCGATGAGACGCTTGTGAGTGCGAGTCTCAAACTGCTCCATCGACTTCTTGTCCACATGCGGCGAGCGGTTGACGGACAGCTTGTCGATGCGTGTGGGCAAAGGAATGGGGCCTGAGACGCGTGCGCCTGAGCGCTTGGCGGTCTCAACGATCTCAAGGGCGGACTGGTCGATGACTCGATAGTCGAAACCCTGAAGCTTGATGCGGATGCGTTGGCCTTTCATGGCAAATGATGCTGAAATTAAGTACGAGCGGGAGCCTTGACAGACGACTCCACGATCTTGGTGAGGAGCGAGTTTGGAACTTGCTCAAAATGCGACGGTGTAATGGACGCGCTCGCCCGACCCTTGGAGAGGGAACGGATGTCGGTGACGTAACCAAAGAGGGATTCGAGCGGCACATTCGCGGATACGATGCAGGCACCGTTCTTGTTTTCCATGCCCTGAATCTGACCGCGGCGGCGATTGATGTCGCCCATCAGGTCTCCCTGGTATTCATCCGGCGTCGTCAGTTCGACACCCATGATCGGCTCGAGAAGGATCGGCTTGGCCTGCCTCATCGCCTCCTTGAAGGCAAAGATGCCGGCCATCTTGAATGCCAGCTCGGAAGAATCGACCTCGTGGAACGAACCGTCGATGATGCGAACAATGACGTCGACGACCGGGTAGCCGGCGACAACACCATTGTTTGCGCCCTCGAGAATGCCTTCGGTCGACGGCTTGATGAATTCCTTCGGGATAACGCCGCCAACGATCTCGTTGACGACCTCGACACCCTTGCCCTTTTCGTTGGGCTCAATCTTCACGACGACATGGCCATACTGTCCCTTGCCGCCGGATTGACGGATGAACTTCCCTTCGCCCTGCGCCGGAACCGTGACAGTCTCGCGATAGGCGATCTGCGGCTTTCCAACGGTCGCCTCGACCTTGAACTCGCGCTTCATTCGGTCGACGATGATTTCAAGGTGAAGTTCACCCATGCCCGCAAGGATGGTCTGACCCGTGTCGGTATCGGTCTTTACTCTAAGCGTCGGGTCCTCGGCCACCAGCCGCTGAAGCGCTGTGCCAAGCTTCTCCTGGTCACTCTTCGAGTTCGGCTCGATTGACATCGCGATGACGGGCTCCGGGAACGACGGCGGCTCAAGCCGGATGTCGTAGTCCTCATCGCAAAGCGTATCGCCGGTGATGACATCTTTCACGCCCACGAGCGCGCAGATGTCGCCAGAATAGGCGGCATCGATTTCCTCGCGATCCATCGCGCGCATGAGCACAAGTCTGGAGACTCGCTCGGAGCGGCGGGTGCGTGGATTGTAGAGGGACATGCCCTTGGTGACCTTTCCGGTGTAAACACGGTAGAACACGAGCTTGCCGACAAAGGGATCGGTCCAGAGTTTGAACGCGAGACCAGCCAGCTTGCCCTTGTCGTCGACAGTCGCCTCGACCTCGTTGCCATCGCTGTCCTGACCCTTCATCGGTGGAACATCGATCGGGTCCGGCAGGTAGTTGACGACGCAATCGAGCAGGCGCTGGATGCCCTTTTTCTTGAAGGCAGAACCGGGGACGACACCCGTAAACTTCATCGAGCAGGTTGCCCTGCGAACGGCAATGATGAGCTCTTCGGTCTCGATCTCCTGTCCTTCTAGATACTTGGAGGCAATGACGTCGTCGAAATCGGAAACCGCCTCGATCAGGCGCTCGCGGTACTTTTTCGCCTCGTCCGCATATTCAGCGGGAATGGGCGAAGTGACCGGAACCATGCCAAGCTCGTCGGTTGTGTCGGCAAACACGTACGCCAGGTTCTGCACGAGATCGATGACCCCGTTGAAATTTTCCTCCTTGCCGATGGGAATATAGAGGGGATGTGCGTTGGCCTTCAGCTTCTCGCGCATCTCGTCGATGGCCCGGAAAAAATTCGCGCCGGTGCGATCCATCTTGTTGACGAATGCAATTCGCGGGACGCCGTACTTGTTGGCCTGGCGCCAGACAGTCTCGGACTGCGGCTGCACGCCGGCGACCGCGCAGAAAACCGCAATCGCGCCGTCGAGCACACGCATGGAGCGCTCCACCTCTGCGGTGAAATCGACGTGACCGGGGGTATCGATGATATTGATGCGCTGCTTGATTCCCTTCCAGGGACCGTAGGAGGCGTTCCAGGCGCACGAAATGGCTGCAGCAGTGATCGTGATGCCGCGCTCGCGCTCCTGCTCCATCCAGTCGGTCACCGCGGTGCCTTCATGCACCTCGCCCATCTTGTGGACCGCGCCGGAATAAAAGAGGATGCGCTCGCTCGTGGTGGTCTTGCCGGCATCAATGTGGGCGGCGATGCCGATATTGCGCGTCCACTCCAGCGGGAAGGACCGCTCGCGTGCGTTGGCAGGTGAAACCTTGTTCTTGTCGGTGACGACACCGATGCTGATCTGCGATGACATGCTCTTGGTCCTTACCACCTCAGGTGGGCAAACGCTCGGTTGGCCTGGGCCATCTTGTGCGTGTCTTCCTTCTTCTTCACAACCGAACCCGTGTTGTTGTAGGCGTCGACGATCTCGGCCGCCAGGGCATCGCGCATCGGCACACCCTTGCGTGTCCCGGCAGCGGATACCAGCCAGCGCAGGGCAAGGCTCTCCTGGCGTTCGAACGAAATTTCGATGGGCACCTGATAGGTCGCTCCACCGACCCGGCGGCTCTTGACCTCGAGACGCGGGCGGGCGTTCTCCATGGCGCCGATCAGCAGATCGACGGGATCACCCTTCTCAAGCTTCTCGGAAACCTTCTCAAAGGCACCGTAAACAATGCGCTCAGCGAGATTCTTCTTCCCGCTTTTCATGATGACATTGACGAGGTGCGCAACCAAGGGGCTCTTGTAGCGAATGTCCGGCTCAATGCCGCGCTTATCTGCTCTGTGACGACGTGACATGGTCTAAATTCTCCTTGTCGGGGTTATTTCTTCGCCGCCTTCGGGCGTTTCACACCATACTTTGAGCGACTCCGACGGCGTTTCTCGACACCCGTCGCATCAAGCGTTCCGCGAACAATATGGTAGCGCACACCAGGCAAATCCTTCACGCGGCCGCCGCGAATCAGCACAATCGAGTGCTCCTGCAGATTGTGCCCCTCGTCCGGGATGTAAGAAATCACCTCGTTGCCATTGGTAAGCCGGACCTTGGCCACCTTGCGGATGGCCGAATTGGGCTTCTTCGGAGTGCGGGTCATAACCTGCACACAAACACCGCGACGGAAAGGATTCCCATCCAGGGCCGGCGACTTGGACTTCACACGGATGTTCCGGCGGCCTTTGCGCACGAGTTGGTTGATGGTCGGCATACTAGATTGATGGTCTCGGAAATGGCGAAAAGACGCGGAACGTACCAACGCGGACAGATGCGGCAAGAAGAATCTAAAAGAAACTCTCGCTCCCTCTGAAAATTGGCCGAATCACCTCAAAAAAGCACCTTGGCGAATCCATCAAAAACATCAATGTCGGCGGGGGGTATTCCCTGCCCTCCATTGGAGACTCAAGCTTCCATTCGTCTCCATGGCGCGGCCAGCGTCGCAATCACAGTCAATAAGAAAATCGCCCGGTCTCGAAAGACCGGGCGAATAATAGCCCGGAGCTAGGCTCAACAGGCTATTTTGGCGGGAGGGATGTAAAGTAGAGTGCCGATACCGGAAACTCGCAAGACCTAATTTCGCCGTTTCTCGATTGAAAGTAACAAAAAACCGCAACCCAAATGGGTTGCGGTTAGAGAGTTAGCACTCAGCAATCAGGATCAGGCTGAAGTCGCTGCGGGCGCGGCCACCGCTTCTTCCAAAACTGCAGCCGGGCTTTCGGTGGAGACAGACTCCTCGCCGAATGGGAGGCTGATACGGAGTTGCTTGTAGGTAGGCAACCCTGTGCCAGCAGGAATC encodes:
- the rplC gene encoding 50S ribosomal protein L3; translation: MSISTLIGKKLGMTQVYDAQNVLVPVTVVEAGPCAVVQIKTQEADGYHAVQLGFSQQKEKNASKAELGHAKKAGLASAPRVLGEVRLAERTSLKQGDVITVETFKEGQFVDVTGITKGKGFQGVVRRWRVAGGPASHGSMFHRRIGSIGMRQTPGRSWKNQAMPGHMGTERRTVQNLRIVKVLPEKNILLVKGAIPGANGDDVIVRTAIKGQPKASA
- the rplX gene encoding 50S ribosomal protein L24 yields the protein MSKSHLKRGDDVVVIAGSHKGKSGKILELVSDKQRARVEGVAMIKRHLKKSQEHPNGTIAEREGSIHASNLQLKSRYDASKRRPTTSATVAT
- the rplD gene encoding 50S ribosomal protein L4; its protein translation is MKLKVYSSDGTTSREQDFPNLPVFEGDKGVQAVKEVIVAIRANQRQGTRSTKTRGEVSGGGKKPWRQKGTGRARAGSIRSPLWVGGGVVFGPRPRDFSKKINSKVRDLAFSRALYDRAAAGELVVIDSVSFPTAKTRTASEVVKRIEPKGRLLLVDAPFAPESARAARNLARVSLQEASKLNTLDLAHYKKIILSAAAMDAVLARVKGAQN
- the rpmC gene encoding 50S ribosomal protein L29, with translation MTAKEIKELTPAEIETKLRESREALLQMRLRKHTGQVEKTHEIRSLRKTIARLMTAASARKGAKAA
- the rpsS gene encoding 30S ribosomal protein S19; its protein translation is MARSIKKGFFVDYHLSEKVEKAQKSGSHKKPIQTWSRRSTITPDFVGLTFNVHNGKAFVAVYVTENMVGHKLGEFAPTRVFKAHGGMTRKEI
- the rplW gene encoding 50S ribosomal protein L23, coding for MNSHSILKVVRLTEKATKASSDLGQYTFEVYPDATKGAVRSAVEQAFKVSVTRVNIQNYSGKNKRGRSGRPGRTSDFKKAIVTLKAGDKIELV
- the rpsJ gene encoding 30S ribosomal protein S10 produces the protein MKGQRIRIKLQGFDYRVIDQSALEIVETAKRSGARVSGPIPLPTRIDKLSVNRSPHVDKKSMEQFETRTHKRLIDIIEPTAQTVDELKKLNLPSGVDITINV
- the rplF gene encoding 50S ribosomal protein L6, which encodes MSRIGKLPVSIPDKVKVDVKPGNTVHVEGPKGKVNKTFAPVVKISVSDKKVRFEPTEDTRFSRAMFGTARSVVAGMVKGVSVGFEKELEIQGVGFKATQKGKQIDFSLGYSHPILFDIPEGIKITITDQTKLKIEGADKQLVGAVTAEIRSYYPPEPYKGKGVRIVGERVRRKEGKTVA
- the rplV gene encoding 50S ribosomal protein L22, producing MEVQAITRYARMSPKKVREVARTIQGRTAPDAVDLLGVIPRKSARLIAKTLKSAIANAENNNNLSADALIVKSAIVDQGPVLKRFKAGARGTAMPRRKKMSHITIVLTDGDAN
- the rpsN gene encoding 30S ribosomal protein S14, translating into MPKTSAIQRNEKRKKLSTKFAAKRAELKAILVNPGTSDEEFFAAQKKLQKLPRNSSPTRVRNRCSMSGRPRAYISKFGVSRIQFRELALAGKIPGVTKSSW
- the rplE gene encoding 50S ribosomal protein L5 — protein: MSASPSLKQFYVNTVVPELKKSRGYENKHQVPRLIKIVLNTGIDSDADKNLITDVSRDLGLIAGQKPVLAKSKKAIANFKLRQGQVVGAYVTLRGDSMWEFLYRLLAVALPTIRDFRGVPTKLDGRGNYNLGIADFTIFPEITVENVKKSMGLDITIVTSAGTDDAGRELLRLLGMPFRRSEAAKAAAA
- the rplP gene encoding 50S ribosomal protein L16, which encodes MALAPSRTKYRKSQKGSRAGNAKRGNTLAFGDFGLQSLSRGPMTGQQIEAARVTISRHLKRKGKLWIRIFPHKPITKKPAEVRMGQGKGPVEYYVAIIKPGAVLFELSGVPASIAKEAFRLADAKLPFRCRFIVRENAAA
- the rplB gene encoding 50S ribosomal protein L2; the protein is MALKPFRPLTPSQRFTLLNRNPSLSKKRPERALTEPKPKTGGRNVYGRITSRRRGGGHKQLYRIIDFRRSDKLDVPAKVIALEYDPNRTAHIALVQYQDAGAEKRYIIAPLSLEVGTTIVAASKATTNDFLVGNNFPLELIPPATKLHCVELYPGRGAQLGRTAGTSIELVAVDDGVAQLKMPSGEIRMVNARCRATIGEVGNADHTNESLGKAGRNRWLGRRPRVRGMAMNPVDHPNGGGQGKSKGGGGRQHLVSPWGQLAKGFPTRRRSKPTSSQILVRHNGRPPRNKK
- the rpsC gene encoding 30S ribosomal protein S3 — its product is MGQKTNPVGFRLAVRRNWQSRWFATKKDFPKLLLEDQIIRQKLMEKLKQASVPRIFIERASNRVRVKIYTARPGVVIGRKGQEVEKIKEELAKLTGKEILLDIQEVKKPEIEAQLVAENVALQLERRIAFRRAMKKAVEMAMALGAEGIRIQCSGRLGGADIARREWQRKGRVPLHTMRESIDYGFSEAQTVYGKIGVKCWICKKEADATV
- the rplN gene encoding 50S ribosomal protein L14; the protein is MIQLRSILEVADNTGARKAAYISRKGQNTATAGVGDIVTVHIKESTTDATVKKGEVAKAVVVRTRAPVRRSDGSYLRFDSNAIVIIGADGNPRGTRIFGPVARELRAKNFMKIISLAPEVL
- the rpsQ gene encoding 30S ribosomal protein S17 — its product is MSTRNSRKTVTGIVTSRSGDKSVKVTIPYKTPHPRYHKVINRQTVLHVHDEKNDTRVGDKVQVMGTRPLSRLKRWRIVSIVSRAATSDAVAISETDVAAAVPTKKTVPNASAASKD
- the rpsH gene encoding 30S ribosomal protein S8 — its product is MTDPISDFLTRLRNASAARKAEAVAPHSKMKEGIAAILKAEGFVADYSDGTDELGHKTLVVKLKYVNEVPAITNLDRVSTPGRRLYYGYAEIPRVLNGLGISILSTASGLMKGQDCRRNKVGGELICNVW